The proteins below come from a single Stutzerimonas stutzeri RCH2 genomic window:
- a CDS encoding M20/M25/M40 family metallo-hydrolase, translated as MPIRAIAPIAAAVALCLSSLSAIAAEIKPAELLEQAKAEQSAYIETVKQLVAVDTGTGQAAGLATVSQMLVERLQALGAEVSTSPATPSAGDNIVGTLKGSGSKDFLLMVHYDTVFAEGTAAERPFRMDDKRAYGPGVADAKGGVAMILHALELLKAQQFDAYGTITVLFNPDEEMGSAGSKKIIAELARKHDYVFSYEPPDSDAVTTATNGINAVMLEVKGKSSHAGSAPEDGRNAVMELAHQLVQLKDLGDPDKGTTVNWTMIAGGEKRNIIPNKATAEADMRYSDISETDRVLTDAQKIIGNKLIDDTRVELRVDKGRPPLAKNPASERLAETAQRLYSEIDQRIEPIAMRFGTDAGYAYVPDSDKPAVLETMGVVGAGLHSEEEYIELSSIAPRLYLTTAMIRALSAEQAP; from the coding sequence ATGCCCATCCGCGCCATCGCCCCGATTGCAGCTGCAGTCGCGCTTTGCCTGTCTTCACTGTCTGCCATCGCTGCCGAAATCAAACCCGCCGAGTTGCTTGAGCAGGCCAAGGCCGAACAGAGCGCCTATATCGAGACCGTCAAGCAACTGGTCGCGGTGGATACCGGCACCGGTCAGGCGGCGGGCTTGGCCACGGTCAGCCAGATGCTGGTCGAACGCCTGCAGGCGCTGGGTGCCGAGGTCAGTACCAGTCCGGCGACGCCATCGGCGGGTGACAACATCGTCGGCACCCTGAAGGGCAGTGGCAGCAAGGACTTCCTGCTGATGGTGCATTACGACACGGTCTTCGCCGAAGGCACCGCCGCGGAGCGTCCGTTCCGCATGGACGACAAGCGCGCCTACGGCCCCGGCGTGGCCGATGCCAAGGGTGGCGTGGCGATGATCCTGCATGCGCTGGAGCTGCTCAAGGCGCAACAGTTCGACGCCTACGGCACGATCACCGTGCTGTTCAATCCGGATGAGGAAATGGGTTCGGCCGGCTCGAAGAAAATCATCGCCGAGCTGGCCCGCAAGCACGACTACGTCTTTTCCTACGAGCCGCCGGACAGCGATGCGGTGACTACCGCCACCAATGGCATCAATGCGGTGATGCTGGAGGTGAAGGGCAAATCCTCCCACGCCGGCTCCGCGCCAGAGGACGGTCGCAACGCCGTGATGGAGCTGGCGCATCAACTGGTGCAGCTCAAGGATCTGGGCGACCCGGACAAGGGCACCACGGTGAACTGGACCATGATCGCCGGCGGCGAGAAGCGCAACATCATCCCGAACAAGGCGACCGCCGAGGCGGACATGCGCTACTCCGATATCAGCGAAACCGACCGCGTGCTCACCGATGCGCAGAAGATCATCGGGAACAAGCTGATCGACGACACCCGCGTCGAGCTGCGCGTCGACAAGGGCCGTCCACCGCTGGCGAAAAACCCGGCATCGGAGCGCCTGGCCGAGACCGCGCAGCGCCTGTATAGCGAAATCGACCAGCGTATCGAGCCGATCGCCATGCGCTTCGGCACCGATGCCGGTTACGCCTACGTGCCGGACAGCGACAAGCCGGCCGTGCTGGAAACCATGGGCGTGGTCGGTGCAGGGCTGCATTCGGAAGAGGAATACATCGAGCTGTCGAGCATCGCGCCGCGGTTGTATCTCACCACGGCGATGATTCGCGCGCTGTCCGCCGAGCAGGCGCCCTGA
- a CDS encoding VOC family protein gives MKITTYLTLDGTTGEAFTFYKDVLGGTLEMMTFAQAPDAEQFPAEYRERIMHACLNLGDGVLMASDTLPGTCSGGPYEGIKGCSVSLHPTSVDESEKLFAALAEGGTVVMPLEKTFWAERFGMLTDRFGVSWMVNCEQG, from the coding sequence ATGAAGATCACCACCTACCTGACCCTCGACGGCACCACCGGCGAGGCGTTTACCTTTTATAAGGACGTGCTGGGCGGCACGCTGGAAATGATGACCTTTGCCCAGGCACCCGATGCCGAGCAGTTTCCCGCCGAGTATCGCGAACGAATCATGCACGCCTGCCTGAATCTCGGCGACGGCGTGCTGATGGCTTCCGATACCTTGCCCGGCACCTGCAGCGGCGGACCGTACGAAGGCATCAAGGGGTGCTCGGTTTCCCTGCATCCGACCAGCGTTGACGAAAGCGAAAAGCTGTTCGCCGCACTGGCCGAGGGCGGCACGGTGGTCATGCCGCTGGAGAAGACCTTCTGGGCCGAGCGTTTCGGCATGCTGACCGACCGTTTCGGCGTGTCGTGGATGGTCAACTGCGAGCAGGGCTGA
- a CDS encoding ABC transporter ATP-binding protein, which yields MLELRLDGRHPVLGVIDAQVREGDRICLLGPSGVGKTTLLNGIAGLDPQLQPMIEQRAGLRVGYLFQEHRLLPWRTVWQNLALVGADAAEIERLLAEVGLSGAADSLPDQLSLGMARRAALARCLAIKPDLLLLDEPFASLDAERAAELRGLIARLLDRHPDMAMICVTHDPRDADDLANRLWYLSGAPATLRGDEPLGSAVSLSQLSERQRSA from the coding sequence ATGCTTGAGCTGCGCCTGGATGGCCGTCATCCCGTGCTGGGCGTGATCGATGCGCAGGTGCGCGAAGGCGATCGCATCTGTCTGCTCGGGCCGTCCGGTGTCGGCAAGACCACGCTGCTCAACGGCATCGCCGGACTCGATCCGCAGCTGCAGCCGATGATCGAGCAGCGCGCCGGCTTGCGCGTCGGCTACCTGTTTCAGGAGCATCGTCTGCTGCCGTGGCGCACGGTGTGGCAGAACCTGGCGCTGGTCGGCGCGGACGCAGCGGAGATCGAGCGGCTGCTGGCCGAGGTCGGGCTGAGTGGTGCGGCTGACAGCCTGCCGGATCAGCTCTCGCTGGGCATGGCGCGCAGAGCGGCATTGGCGCGCTGCCTGGCGATCAAGCCGGATCTGTTGCTGCTCGACGAACCCTTCGCCTCGCTGGATGCCGAGCGCGCCGCCGAGCTGCGCGGCCTGATCGCCCGCCTGCTGGATCGGCACCCGGACATGGCGATGATCTGCGTGACCCACGATCCGCGCGATGCCGACGATCTGGCCAATCGCCTGTGGTACCTGAGCGGCGCCCCGGCGACCTTGCGCGGCGATGAGCCGCTCGGCAGCGCCGTCAGTCTCAGTCAGCTGAGCGAGCGCCAGCGCAGCGCCTGA
- a CDS encoding MOSC domain-containing protein — translation MQLARIEQLLVGNAVAYTRPGSRSAIAKQPVEGAVAVGVEGLAGDEQGDRRVHGGPYKAVHHYPFEHYRNWREQLGDSPLLQQPGAFGENISTRGLVEADLCLGDVLRCGDALLQVAQSRQPCWKLNDRFGVADMSLRVQQSGMTGWYYQVLQPGQLQVGQALVLEQRPFPRWPLTRVMDVLYRRTLERDALLELAELPLVPNWRTLVERRLQANTVEDWNKRLYGATDA, via the coding sequence ATGCAGCTGGCCAGGATCGAACAATTGCTCGTCGGCAACGCCGTAGCCTATACCCGCCCCGGCAGCCGCAGCGCCATCGCCAAACAGCCGGTTGAAGGCGCCGTCGCGGTTGGCGTCGAGGGGCTGGCCGGCGACGAACAGGGCGATCGCCGCGTTCACGGCGGCCCGTACAAGGCGGTCCACCATTACCCGTTCGAGCACTATCGCAATTGGCGCGAACAACTCGGCGACTCGCCGCTGCTGCAGCAACCCGGCGCCTTCGGCGAAAACATCAGCACCCGTGGACTCGTCGAGGCGGATCTGTGCCTGGGTGATGTGCTGCGCTGCGGCGATGCGTTGCTGCAAGTCGCCCAGAGCCGGCAGCCGTGCTGGAAGCTCAACGATCGGTTCGGCGTCGCGGACATGTCCCTGCGCGTGCAGCAGAGCGGCATGACCGGCTGGTACTACCAGGTGCTGCAGCCCGGCCAGTTGCAGGTCGGCCAGGCGCTGGTGCTGGAGCAGCGGCCGTTTCCGCGCTGGCCGCTGACGCGGGTAATGGATGTGCTTTACCGGCGCACACTCGAGCGGGACGCGCTGCTGGAACTGGCCGAGCTGCCGCTGGTGCCGAACTGGCGCACGCTGGTGGAGCGTCGGCTGCAAGCGAACACCGTCGAGGACTGGAACAAGCGCCTGTACGGCGCGACCGATGCCTGA
- a CDS encoding FimV family protein, which translates to MSPFRLAVWPFALIAAVFTPFACALGLGEISLHSALAEPLKADIELLDARNLNSDEIKVRLAPSDVFARAGVERPAFLAGLSFLPVLEQGRHRIRVTSTAPVKEPYLNFIIELTLPGGQLLREYTLLLDPPLYQPALSAQPQAQPEAPRVTRSQPTRAETIEPLPAAAQGKRYRIMPGDSLWSISGRVEVSPSTSREALMADLYRLNPAAFINGDRNRLRVGAELLLPDSAESGASVVSTAAKPAAPAQDRVEQPQARSQAELPAALAETPAGQDQSLVDVLRQLEAQVLSLQAQMDEQNRLLAEAQSTLAQRQAAAAVVEATVEEATAVTGHAEQPAQPKPQTVPVQPVVMSPPMHEPSAGSSWLIPLLGLLSLLVALLWYRRRAVAVTSISEPRQAQAKRAEASFPDINPFQRDVPVVTEMSLDEYLDRAPSAPASVALVAAQPQAAPQPQPQPAQLLDDMLASLPDDLDALTITPPVAAVEADLRERLNEALASIDRGEVEQATRLLIRLLDQSDSDDRRFIGEQLARIA; encoded by the coding sequence ATGTCGCCCTTTCGTCTCGCTGTTTGGCCATTCGCGCTGATCGCTGCCGTTTTCACGCCATTCGCCTGCGCACTCGGGCTGGGAGAAATCAGCCTGCATTCAGCGCTGGCCGAGCCGCTGAAGGCCGACATCGAGCTGCTCGATGCACGCAACCTGAACAGTGATGAAATCAAGGTACGCCTCGCCCCGAGTGATGTCTTCGCTCGCGCTGGCGTCGAGCGCCCAGCCTTTCTGGCAGGTTTGAGTTTCCTGCCGGTGCTCGAGCAGGGCCGGCACCGTATCCGTGTAACCTCCACTGCCCCGGTGAAAGAGCCGTACCTGAATTTCATCATCGAACTGACGCTACCGGGCGGCCAGCTATTGCGCGAGTACACGCTGCTGCTCGATCCGCCGCTGTATCAGCCGGCGCTTTCGGCGCAACCACAAGCCCAACCAGAAGCGCCGCGAGTCACCCGTAGCCAGCCCACCCGAGCGGAAACCATCGAGCCACTGCCGGCGGCCGCGCAAGGCAAACGCTATCGGATCATGCCGGGCGACAGCCTGTGGAGCATCTCGGGACGGGTGGAGGTTTCCCCGTCGACCTCCCGTGAAGCACTGATGGCCGACCTGTATCGACTCAATCCTGCAGCGTTCATCAATGGGGACCGCAATCGTCTGCGTGTCGGTGCCGAGCTGCTTCTGCCCGATAGCGCAGAGTCCGGCGCATCGGTGGTATCGACCGCAGCGAAGCCCGCTGCGCCGGCGCAGGATCGCGTGGAGCAGCCGCAAGCCCGGTCTCAAGCCGAATTACCCGCGGCGCTCGCCGAAACGCCTGCTGGACAGGACCAGAGCCTGGTCGATGTGCTCAGGCAACTCGAAGCCCAGGTGCTGAGCCTGCAGGCGCAGATGGACGAACAGAATCGCCTGCTCGCCGAAGCGCAGAGCACCCTCGCCCAACGGCAGGCAGCTGCGGCCGTCGTAGAGGCCACCGTAGAGGAAGCTACAGCCGTAACCGGTCATGCCGAACAGCCTGCGCAGCCGAAGCCGCAGACGGTGCCTGTACAGCCAGTAGTAATGTCACCGCCAATGCATGAGCCAAGCGCCGGCAGCTCCTGGCTGATTCCACTGCTGGGGTTACTGAGCCTGCTGGTCGCCTTGCTGTGGTATCGCCGTCGCGCAGTCGCTGTAACCAGCATCAGCGAGCCCCGCCAGGCTCAGGCGAAGCGGGCTGAAGCATCCTTCCCGGATATCAACCCCTTCCAGCGAGACGTGCCGGTTGTAACGGAGATGTCGCTCGACGAGTACCTCGACCGCGCCCCTTCTGCGCCTGCTAGCGTGGCGCTGGTCGCAGCGCAGCCGCAAGCCGCACCACAGCCACAGCCACAGCCAGCGCAGTTGCTGGATGACATGCTCGCCAGCCTGCCGGATGATCTCGATGCACTGACCATCACGCCCCCCGTCGCGGCTGTCGAGGCTGATCTGCGCGAGCGGCTCAACGAAGCACTCGCCAGCATCGACCGCGGCGAGGTCGAGCAGGCAACTCGCCTGCTGATCCGCCTGCTCGACCAGAGCGACAGCGATGACCGTCGCTTCATTGGCGAGCAACTGGCACGCATCGCCTGA
- a CDS encoding YciI family protein yields the protein MRFMVMIKATPQTEAGEMPSEDVLTAMGRYNEELASAGVLLGGEGLQPSRKGARVRFSDGQCSVVDGPFAETRELIAGYWLFQTASLQETIDWIKRCPQSAIGDAEIEIRQIFEAEDFGAEFTPELREQEERLRAQLNH from the coding sequence ATGCGTTTCATGGTGATGATCAAGGCCACCCCGCAAACCGAAGCCGGCGAGATGCCCAGCGAGGACGTTCTCACGGCGATGGGCCGCTACAACGAAGAACTGGCCAGTGCTGGCGTACTGCTCGGCGGCGAGGGTCTGCAACCCAGTCGCAAAGGCGCACGGGTCCGTTTCAGCGACGGCCAGTGCAGCGTGGTCGACGGCCCGTTCGCCGAAACCCGCGAGCTGATTGCCGGCTACTGGCTGTTCCAGACCGCCTCGCTGCAGGAGACCATCGACTGGATCAAGCGCTGCCCGCAATCAGCCATCGGCGACGCGGAAATCGAGATTCGCCAGATATTCGAAGCCGAAGACTTCGGCGCCGAGTTCACTCCCGAACTGCGCGAGCAGGAAGAGCGCCTGCGCGCACAACTCAACCACTGA
- a CDS encoding CPBP family intramembrane glutamic endopeptidase: protein MRHALHYGTPLLALLAGLAAGLIDASAALATLAFAGWLTVQPRLPGPLWLIGALLGSLLLAAHLLPGFTPLPIGPPQDLGGAAPWQLRISPDKAMVAALLLAWWLGQPRTAWRSIRLTLLASGACLILIPLLALVSGVLGWQPKWPALFLPWLLINLGITCLAEELIFRGLLQRELVRRFGAAIGIGLASVLFGAAHLPAGAGFAGLATLAGLGYGLAFHYAGDRLWVAVLLHGAVNSLHILLLTYPLR from the coding sequence GTGCGTCATGCACTGCACTACGGCACTCCCCTCCTCGCGCTGCTGGCGGGACTGGCAGCAGGATTGATCGATGCCTCCGCTGCGCTGGCGACTCTGGCATTTGCCGGGTGGCTGACAGTGCAGCCGCGCTTGCCTGGACCGTTGTGGTTGATCGGCGCACTGCTCGGCTCCCTGTTGCTCGCTGCGCATCTGCTGCCCGGCTTCACACCATTGCCGATCGGGCCGCCGCAGGACCTCGGCGGCGCAGCGCCCTGGCAATTGCGCATCAGCCCGGACAAGGCGATGGTCGCCGCGCTGCTGCTGGCCTGGTGGCTGGGCCAGCCACGAACGGCTTGGCGCTCGATCAGACTCACCCTGCTTGCGTCAGGCGCCTGCCTGATTCTCATCCCGCTGCTGGCGCTGGTCTCCGGCGTGCTGGGCTGGCAACCGAAATGGCCGGCGCTGTTCCTGCCTTGGCTGCTGATCAACCTGGGCATCACCTGCCTGGCCGAAGAGCTGATCTTCCGCGGCCTTCTGCAGCGTGAACTGGTCCGCCGCTTCGGTGCGGCCATCGGCATCGGCCTGGCGTCCGTGCTGTTCGGCGCCGCGCACCTGCCGGCCGGCGCGGGTTTCGCCGGACTCGCCACACTGGCGGGGCTCGGCTATGGCCTGGCCTTCCACTACGCCGGTGATCGGCTGTGGGTGGCGGTGCTGCTGCATGGTGCGGTCAACAGCCTGCATATCCTTCTGCTGACCTATCCGCTGCGCTGA
- a CDS encoding DUF1624 domain-containing protein encodes MPSPDLTSPATARLQSIDALRGLVILFMLLDHVRETFLLHMQVPDPMDVAVTEPALFFSRTLAHLCAPVFIFLTGLSAFLYGEKHQDRRAVSSFLLKRGLFLVALEFTLVNFAWTFQFPPQVIYLQVIWAIGLSMLALSALLWLPRPALIMLGLVIIGGHNLLDSLQFAADSALHVPWAILHDRGWIEVAENLRLRTSYPLLPWIGVIALGYAAGPWFGRTADPERRQRYLGGWAQGALLTFVLLRLINSYGEQPWVVGEDGLRTLMSLFNVTKYPPSLLFLCLTLGCGLLLLRYFERKQGRAWLRPLSVFGAAPMFFYLLHLYVLKLLYVAAVAIWGLNHGNHFGFDAVWPLWLCTVALAVVLFPAVRWFAELKARRRDITWLKYL; translated from the coding sequence ATGCCCTCCCCCGATCTCACTTCGCCAGCCACGGCGCGTCTGCAATCCATCGACGCGCTGCGCGGCCTGGTGATCCTGTTCATGCTGCTGGATCATGTTCGCGAAACCTTCCTGCTGCATATGCAGGTGCCCGACCCGATGGACGTGGCGGTCACCGAGCCGGCGTTATTCTTCAGCCGCACCCTGGCGCATCTCTGCGCGCCGGTGTTCATCTTCCTGACCGGGCTCTCGGCATTCCTTTATGGCGAAAAGCACCAGGACCGCCGTGCCGTATCGAGCTTTCTGCTCAAGCGCGGGCTGTTCCTGGTGGCGCTCGAATTCACCCTGGTCAACTTCGCCTGGACGTTCCAGTTCCCGCCTCAGGTGATCTATCTGCAGGTGATCTGGGCGATCGGTCTGAGCATGCTGGCGCTCTCGGCGCTGCTCTGGCTGCCGCGTCCTGCGCTGATCATGCTGGGGCTGGTGATCATCGGCGGGCATAACCTGCTCGATTCGCTGCAGTTCGCCGCAGACTCTGCGCTGCATGTGCCATGGGCGATCCTGCACGATCGCGGCTGGATCGAGGTTGCGGAAAACCTGCGGCTGCGCACGTCCTACCCGCTACTGCCGTGGATCGGTGTGATCGCGCTCGGCTATGCCGCGGGCCCCTGGTTCGGCCGAACTGCCGACCCCGAGCGACGTCAGCGCTACCTCGGCGGCTGGGCTCAAGGCGCCCTGCTGACCTTCGTTCTGCTGCGGCTGATCAACAGCTACGGTGAGCAGCCCTGGGTCGTCGGCGAGGACGGCCTGCGTACGCTGATGAGCCTGTTCAACGTCACCAAATACCCGCCGTCGCTGCTGTTCCTCTGCCTGACGCTGGGTTGCGGCCTGCTTCTACTGCGTTACTTCGAACGCAAGCAGGGCCGCGCCTGGCTGCGACCGCTCAGCGTATTCGGTGCCGCACCGATGTTCTTCTACCTGCTGCATCTGTACGTGCTGAAGCTGCTCTACGTCGCCGCCGTGGCGATCTGGGGTTTGAACCATGGCAATCACTTCGGCTTCGACGCCGTATGGCCGCTATGGCTGTGCACCGTGGCGCTGGCGGTGGTGCTGTTCCCGGCGGTGCGCTGGTTCGCCGAACTCAAGGCTCGCCGCCGGGATATCACCTGGCTGAAATACCTCTGA
- a CDS encoding ABC transporter substrate-binding protein, with protein MMLSLPFLTTFILRTRRALLALVLLPLWAQGQELPVLTLSVLQFGTPHWELEHLKRQGLDRANGFELKVRLVADVPASRLALTSGSVDGAVSDLLWAQARYQAGTAYRYLPFSSQIGEVLVPEGSAIRTLDDLRGKRIGVAGGPDGLGWLLLQHAAAKSGIDLARQATVQYAAPPLLSQALRRDQVDALLTFWHFSARMRGEGGVQVAFGLDDLLRSLELDPHLPVLGYLFPETWAVEHEELLQRFATALGQTKHQLATEPAHWQALRPLMRADDGVFAALRDSFLAGIPQPLDEPRIADLHRLLTLTGADPAKLMPAASFQSTP; from the coding sequence ATGATGCTTTCATTGCCCTTCCTCACCACATTCATTCTGCGCACTCGCCGTGCGCTGTTGGCGCTTGTGCTGCTGCCCCTGTGGGCGCAGGGGCAGGAGCTGCCAGTGCTGACCCTCAGCGTCCTGCAGTTCGGCACGCCGCACTGGGAGTTGGAGCATCTAAAGCGTCAAGGGCTGGACCGCGCCAACGGCTTCGAGCTGAAGGTGCGGCTGGTGGCCGATGTGCCGGCCTCGCGGCTGGCATTGACCAGTGGCAGCGTTGACGGCGCGGTGAGCGATCTGCTCTGGGCGCAGGCGCGTTACCAGGCCGGCACTGCCTACCGCTACCTGCCGTTTTCCTCGCAGATCGGCGAAGTGCTGGTGCCCGAAGGCAGCGCCATCCGCACCCTCGACGACCTGCGCGGCAAGCGCATCGGCGTCGCCGGCGGGCCGGACGGGCTGGGTTGGCTGCTGCTGCAGCATGCCGCGGCCAAGAGCGGAATCGATCTGGCCAGACAGGCGACTGTTCAATACGCCGCGCCGCCTCTGCTCAGCCAGGCCCTGCGCCGCGATCAGGTGGATGCGCTGCTGACCTTCTGGCATTTCTCCGCGCGTATGCGTGGCGAGGGTGGCGTGCAGGTGGCGTTCGGTCTCGATGATCTGCTCCGATCATTGGAGCTTGATCCGCACCTGCCGGTGCTCGGCTATCTGTTCCCCGAAACCTGGGCCGTCGAGCATGAAGAGCTGCTGCAGCGCTTCGCCACGGCGCTGGGCCAGACCAAGCACCAGCTCGCCACTGAGCCGGCGCACTGGCAGGCGCTGCGGCCGTTGATGCGTGCCGACGATGGCGTGTTCGCCGCGCTGCGTGACAGTTTCCTCGCCGGCATCCCGCAGCCGCTGGATGAGCCGCGTATCGCCGACCTGCATCGACTGCTGACCCTCACCGGTGCCGATCCGGCGAAGCTGATGCCGGCCGCGTCGTTCCAGAGCACGCCATGA
- a CDS encoding ABC transporter permease: MNGSRWACWIALPCAVALWTLIALVVQTPLLPSPATVLDTFWQATRSGELPEHLLVTLRRVLFAFVLAMALGTLLGVWMGRSRLANAVLDPLLVLFLNLPALVTIILLYVWFGLVEAAAVLAVVINKVPNVAVTVREGARSIDPKLEQMALVYRFTRWQRIRHVWLPQLFPYLMAATRGGLALIWKIVLVVELLGRSDGIGFQLHMAFQVFDVASILAYSLAFIAVVQLIELALLQPLERRASSWREAGVRHA, translated from the coding sequence ATGAACGGCTCGCGCTGGGCCTGCTGGATCGCCCTGCCATGCGCGGTGGCGCTCTGGACGCTGATTGCGCTGGTGGTGCAGACGCCGCTGCTGCCGAGCCCGGCCACCGTGCTCGACACCTTCTGGCAGGCCACGCGGAGCGGCGAGCTGCCGGAACATCTGCTGGTTACCCTGCGCCGAGTGCTGTTCGCCTTCGTGCTGGCGATGGCGCTGGGCACGTTGCTGGGCGTGTGGATGGGCCGCTCGCGGCTGGCCAATGCGGTGCTCGATCCGCTGCTGGTGCTGTTTCTCAACCTGCCGGCGCTGGTCACCATCATCCTGCTCTATGTCTGGTTCGGCCTGGTGGAAGCCGCGGCGGTGCTGGCGGTGGTGATCAACAAGGTGCCGAACGTGGCCGTCACCGTGCGCGAGGGCGCCCGCAGTATCGATCCCAAGCTGGAACAGATGGCCCTGGTGTACCGCTTCACCCGCTGGCAGCGGATCAGGCATGTCTGGCTGCCGCAGCTGTTTCCCTATTTGATGGCCGCCACCCGCGGCGGGCTGGCGCTGATCTGGAAGATCGTGCTGGTGGTCGAGCTGCTTGGGCGTTCGGATGGCATCGGCTTTCAGCTGCATATGGCCTTTCAGGTGTTCGATGTGGCGAGCATCCTCGCCTACAGCCTGGCGTTCATCGCCGTAGTCCAGCTGATCGAACTGGCGCTGTTGCAGCCGCTGGAGCGGCGCGCATCGTCCTGGCGCGAAGCGGGTGTGCGCCATGCTTGA
- a CDS encoding ribonuclease Z, whose translation MDLLFLGTSSGTPTRARNVTALALLEDTGKSWYLIDCGEGTQHRLLRTPLSLHDLRAICITHVHGDHCYGLPGLLASAGMMGRKATLTIIAPQGIETWVRTTLDMSQSWLGYELDFRAVESLDEWRSPNMRIEATALSHRVPCYGYSFTEARPDPRLDIERLERDGVPRGPLWGQLARGFDIEHEGRVLRSDDYLSFSRAPQRIVIGGDNDRPDLLADACRGAQLLVHEATYTEAVANDARNDFGHSTAASVARFAQAVGLPNLVLTHFSARYQKHPGRGHSIEDLRAEANVLYSGQLLLAEDFMRLHLGKDGQLITVEASDPRSSRSPR comes from the coding sequence GTGGATCTTCTCTTTCTCGGCACCTCATCCGGCACGCCCACCCGGGCCCGCAATGTCACAGCTCTCGCGCTGCTGGAGGACACTGGCAAGAGCTGGTACCTGATCGATTGCGGCGAAGGCACCCAGCACCGACTGCTGCGCACGCCACTGTCGCTGCATGACCTGCGCGCCATCTGCATCACCCATGTACATGGCGACCACTGCTATGGCCTGCCCGGCCTGCTGGCCAGCGCCGGGATGATGGGGCGCAAGGCCACACTGACGATCATCGCGCCGCAGGGCATCGAAACCTGGGTACGCACGACGCTGGACATGAGCCAGAGCTGGCTGGGTTACGAGCTCGACTTCCGCGCTGTCGAGTCGCTGGATGAGTGGCGCAGCCCAAACATGCGTATCGAAGCAACCGCCCTGTCCCACCGCGTACCCTGCTATGGCTACAGCTTCACCGAGGCCCGGCCCGATCCGCGCCTGGACATCGAGCGCCTCGAACGCGACGGCGTGCCCCGCGGCCCGCTCTGGGGCCAACTGGCGCGCGGCTTCGACATCGAGCACGAGGGCCGCGTGCTGCGCAGCGATGACTACCTGAGTTTCAGCCGCGCGCCGCAACGCATCGTCATCGGCGGCGACAATGACCGCCCCGACCTGCTCGCCGATGCCTGTCGCGGTGCTCAGTTGCTGGTGCACGAAGCGACCTACACCGAGGCGGTCGCCAACGATGCGCGCAACGATTTCGGCCACAGCACCGCGGCCTCGGTGGCGCGCTTTGCGCAAGCGGTCGGCCTGCCGAATCTGGTGTTGACCCACTTCAGCGCGCGCTATCAGAAGCACCCCGGGCGGGGTCACTCAATCGAAGACCTGCGCGCCGAAGCCAACGTGCTCTACTCCGGCCAACTGCTGCTGGCCGAAGACTTCATGCGTTTGCACCTGGGCAAGGACGGCCAGCTGATAACTGTCGAGGCATCCGACCCACGGTCC
- a CDS encoding HIT family protein: MSLTTSYDPQNIFAQIIRGDAPCYKLYEDDDVLAFLDLFPQSFGHTLVIPKRSAACNILDVDTEALAKVMAVVQKLTRVIVDELQPDGVQVAQFNGAPAGQTVFHIHVHIVPRYSGEGLGIHAAGKADPADLEQLQARLQQRIATQG, from the coding sequence GTGTCCCTGACCACGTCCTATGACCCGCAGAACATCTTCGCCCAGATCATTCGTGGCGATGCGCCCTGCTACAAGCTCTACGAGGATGACGATGTACTGGCCTTCCTCGATCTGTTCCCGCAGTCCTTCGGCCACACGCTGGTAATCCCCAAGCGCTCGGCCGCCTGCAACATTCTCGATGTGGATACCGAGGCGCTGGCCAAGGTCATGGCCGTGGTGCAGAAGCTCACCCGCGTGATTGTTGACGAGCTGCAGCCGGATGGCGTGCAGGTCGCCCAGTTCAATGGCGCGCCGGCAGGGCAGACGGTGTTCCACATCCATGTGCATATCGTGCCGCGCTACTCGGGAGAAGGGCTCGGTATCCACGCTGCCGGCAAGGCCGATCCGGCCGATCTGGAACAGCTCCAGGCGCGCTTGCAGCAGCGGATCGCCACGCAGGGCTGA